The DNA window GATAGGTTTTGAGATAAATCGTCAAGAATCTCCAATTCTTCACCCTCAGATTTTCCAAGAAATATAAAGGAACATTTCTGAGCAGCATTAAGACCTTGAATCGTTTTAAAAACATGCTGATAATCTCTCCTTCTCTGTGAAACTCCCCCTGGAATAACAATTATCAGATCATTACTTTGAGTTTTATCAAAATCGACCGTATAAAAAAGAGGTAGAAATTTATATGCTTCTGAAGACAATTCCTGATCAAGAACCAATAGATGTTTTGCCCGCTTATAAACTTTTGAAGAATAAACCAAACTTTCTTTCCACCATAATTTAAGCCTATACATAACATCTTCTTTGAAAATACTTTTTATTAAACCAAATTTTGAAGACTGAGCAAAGTTGAGATTATGGGTAATAACAGCGGCATTGTATTTCTGAACAATCGTCAGAAAAGTATTAAAATAACGGTGTACAGTTCCGATAATAATAAGGTCATATTTTTTTTCTTTCAATTGATCACCTATCATCGAACTGTCTGATAAAAAAACAGCCTCACCATCTTCTCTGATCTGATCTTTGATTTTTTTTGAAAAATAATAATCGACTGAAAACTGCTCTGAGTCTTTCATAATATCCATGAAAGCCTGTGCAATTTCAGTGTGAGTGTCTATTTCTATGTAGGCTATATTTTTCAAAGTATTTTATTTCAACTAAAATCCGTTGCTATTGATATAAATGAATTTATACTGATGATTTGAATTTTAAATCCCCAACCATTTCTTTTTTAAAGCTTTCCAGCGTTGGCTGTTGATAACTCGCTGTTCATCTTTACTGATCTTCAGTTCCAATTTCTTCGACCTGCAGTCTTCATATGTTTTAATGATCTTAAAGAAAAAAGGAATTGATTTACTTTTCATCGCTTCCTTCGAAGATGCGATATAAGCAAGAAACCTGTTCAGCCCTAAAAAATAAAAATACCTTCCATAATAATCAAATTCCTTTACCGTGTAATCAGCGCCCTTAACTTTGATTAATTTCACTTTTAATTCTGGTAAAACGATCTCTTTCCAACCTAGATTTTCCAGTAATATGGAATCAATATTATCCCAGCCTAATGTTTCCCTTAATCCTCCCATCGCTTGAAAACATTCTTTTCTATAGGCTTTCATAGGTCCTCTCACATGATTTTTATTTGAATTCCCTTCATACACCCATTCACCATCTTTTTCCACATATAACAAACCTCCTATCAAACCATATTTCGGATTATTTCTGAAGGCTTCTTCTATTGTTTCAAGATAGTTTTCGGACAAAATAATATCAGCATCAAACTTACAAATGATGTCAAAGGCATCAGGACTCTGTGTTTCCAGACCTTTCTTAAAAGCATTCACTACTTTAGAACCTGGCTGATGTGCCGACTTCTGGAGGTTTACAGTTTCAAACCTGGAATCATTATCAGTATATTTTTTTATGATTTCAGAAGTCCGGTCTGTAGAACCATCATTACTGACCACAACCTTAAAATCTTTATAACGCTGCTGTTGTAAAGAATCTAAAGTAAATGGAAGATTATCCTCTTCGTTGTGTGCCGGAATTACAATTAAAAACCTCAATTTTTTATCATGTATTATAGAGACCTTCACTTAAAAAACACTGTGATTCAAGTGAAGACCTTTTGTATTATTATCTGTTACAGATTTGCAAAAATATTATTTATTATGAGGCATCAGCATATTTTTAGGATCAAGAATCTCATCCAGTTTTTCCTGAGTAAGAACTCCTTTTTCCAACACTAAATTATATACACTTTTTCCTGTTTCTAATGCTTCTTTGGCAATTTCCGTTGATTTCTTATATCCAATATAAGGATTAAGAGCGGTTACAATACCGATACTGTGTTTCACCATATTTAAACACACTTCCTTATTGGCTGTAATACCAACGATACATTTATCACGAAGGGTATCTAACGCATTGGAGAGGAAATTAATATTTTCCATGATCGCATGAGAAAGTACAGGTTCCATTACATTCAGCTGTAATTGTCCTGCTTCTGCAGCAAAGGTCACTGTAAGATCGTTCCCGATTACTTTAAAACAGACTTGATTAACCACCTCAGGAATTACCGGATTTACTTTCCCAGGCATAATAGATGATCCTGGTTGCATTGGCGGCAGATTGATCTCAAAAAGCCCAGCTCTTGGCCCTGAAGAAAGCAATCTCAAATCATTACAGATCTTTGATAATTTTAAAGCAAGACGTTTCATCGCTGACGAGTAGATCACGTAAGAACCTGTATCAGGAGTAGCTTCTA is part of the Chryseobacterium paludis genome and encodes:
- a CDS encoding glycosyltransferase, giving the protein MRFLIVIPAHNEEDNLPFTLDSLQQQRYKDFKVVVSNDGSTDRTSEIIKKYTDNDSRFETVNLQKSAHQPGSKVVNAFKKGLETQSPDAFDIICKFDADIILSENYLETIEEAFRNNPKYGLIGGLLYVEKDGEWVYEGNSNKNHVRGPMKAYRKECFQAMGGLRETLGWDNIDSILLENLGWKEIVLPELKVKLIKVKGADYTVKEFDYYGRYFYFLGLNRFLAYIASSKEAMKSKSIPFFFKIIKTYEDCRSKKLELKISKDEQRVINSQRWKALKKKWLGI